The following proteins are encoded in a genomic region of Fimbriiglobus ruber:
- a CDS encoding GlcG/HbpS family heme-binding protein yields MSQPGDPAYGIASSTEHKIAIFPGGVPLLADGKVVGAVGVIGSKPDQDHAVAEAGAGAGAGEFTST; encoded by the coding sequence ATTAGTCAGCCCGGCGACCCGGCCTACGGGATCGCATCCAGTACCGAGCACAAGATTGCCATCTTCCCTGGCGGTGTACCGCTCTTGGCCGACGGGAAGGTGGTCGGGGCGGTTGGAGTCATTGGCAGCAAGCCGGACCAGGACCACGCCGTCGCCGAAGCTGGGGCCGGGGCCGGGGCCGGGGAATTCACCTCAACATGA
- a CDS encoding cupin domain-containing protein, whose protein sequence is MQHRHLQFGHGFRVVLGDDRSQAAQLTLAPAETEGGPDNRHHGADQWLYVVSGTGAAIVEGERVELRDGTLVLIPRGDQHEIRNTGDTPLKTLNLYVPPAYTDAGEELPAGGK, encoded by the coding sequence ATGCAACATCGGCACCTGCAGTTCGGCCACGGGTTCCGCGTCGTCCTCGGCGACGACCGCTCGCAGGCCGCCCAGCTGACACTCGCCCCGGCTGAGACCGAGGGCGGGCCCGACAACCGCCACCACGGCGCGGACCAGTGGCTCTACGTGGTGAGCGGGACGGGGGCGGCGATCGTCGAAGGCGAGCGGGTAGAACTGCGGGACGGGACCCTCGTACTGATCCCACGTGGCGACCAGCACGAGATCCGGAACACGGGTGACACGCCCCTCAAGACGCTCAACCTCTACGTCCCGCCCGCCTACACCGACGCGGGCGAAGAGTTGCCCGCCGGCGGAAAATGA